A region of Salinibacter sp. 10B DNA encodes the following proteins:
- a CDS encoding S41 family peptidase, which yields MIGRHRPVVSALLLFLCIGVLSAAQGQGTRLLREPTVENGTIVFAYANDLWVVGENGGEAERLTSFPGTETQPHLSPDGEQVAFTGEYDGDTDAFVVSIDGGQPRRITHHPSADHVRGWTPDGEVLFMSRRRGGPNLKPQFWTTEPDGGGRPERVSVPRAYVGTMAPDGRRLAYELVDPWDPEWRNYQGGQAQPIRILDLESMDLTKVPWEGSRHKNPVWLGDTVYFLSERDRAMNVWAYDTAADSLWQVTSHDVYDVKGLAAGDGAVVYEQAGYLHRYDPSAGTTTQLEIDVRGDLPWTRPDWKEVGRQVRTARLSPMGERAVMEARGEVFTVPTEHGDWRNLTESAGAADRSPAWSPGGTQVAWFSDASGEYQLFVSDQKGLTEPERFDLPGPTFYYELEWSPDSTHVLFTDADRTLWTLNTETGETTEVDTDPYATPERAIDPTWSPDGEWIAYTVRQENLHYAVMLYSMETGETAPVATTLVETRHPTWGADGDYLYFLGSTNLGLDTGWLDMSSYGRPTTYGLYAAVLSDDDESPLLPRSDEESTNNNENGNEEEASGAVTVEVDRDGLGDRIVSLGVPKDTYSQLRAGPSGTLFYVEMPTPVGEDPGEPALKRYSFDERASATFMEGVSQFQLSHDRKNLLYRAGGTWGVVPTSGDPSVGDGALSTDLEARITPPKEWEQIYREAWRFQRDYFYVENLHGADWSTVYERYKPWLEHAQHRADVNYVLDVMGGEVSVGHSYTGGGDMPEVDRVPVGLLGANLAADEGYYRFARIFEGEPWTDAMGPLAAPGIDVSEGDYLIGVNGTEITAEDNPYAAMEGTAGRQTILTVNDEPTAEGARDVTVVPTRSEADLRRIAWIEKNRQRVDSLSNGRLGYVYIPDTGGGGYQHFTRNYFSQQHKEGIIIDERYNGGGSAADYMVNVMSRQLHGYFSNPVGEKTPFTSPGAGVWGPKVMLINEMSGSGGDYLPYLFRKMDIGPLVGTRTWGGLVGIWGTPPLIDGGAITAPRGGFFTTEGEWAIENEGVAPDVEVEMTPRLVEQGRDPQLERAVEEGLRLLETEGMDLREQPPAPDRTQRPNGNQ from the coding sequence ATGATTGGTCGTCATCGTCCTGTTGTTTCCGCTCTTCTGCTCTTCCTGTGCATAGGCGTGCTCTCCGCCGCGCAGGGACAGGGGACCCGTCTTCTTCGCGAGCCCACCGTTGAAAACGGCACGATTGTCTTTGCCTACGCCAACGACCTCTGGGTCGTGGGGGAAAACGGTGGGGAGGCGGAGCGACTCACAAGCTTTCCCGGTACTGAAACCCAGCCCCACCTCTCGCCGGATGGGGAGCAGGTGGCATTTACCGGCGAGTACGACGGAGATACCGATGCGTTCGTCGTTTCGATTGACGGCGGGCAGCCCCGGCGCATAACGCACCACCCGAGTGCCGACCACGTACGTGGCTGGACGCCGGACGGGGAGGTGCTCTTCATGTCCCGACGGCGCGGGGGGCCGAACTTGAAGCCGCAGTTTTGGACGACGGAGCCGGATGGCGGCGGGCGTCCGGAACGGGTGTCGGTGCCGCGTGCGTACGTTGGCACGATGGCGCCGGATGGACGGCGTCTCGCCTATGAGCTCGTGGATCCGTGGGACCCCGAGTGGCGAAACTATCAGGGCGGTCAGGCCCAACCGATTCGTATCCTCGATCTGGAGTCAATGGACCTGACGAAAGTCCCTTGGGAGGGCAGCCGGCACAAAAATCCGGTATGGCTTGGCGACACGGTCTATTTCCTCTCGGAGCGGGACCGTGCTATGAATGTGTGGGCCTACGACACCGCGGCGGATTCGCTCTGGCAGGTAACCTCGCACGACGTTTACGACGTAAAGGGACTGGCGGCGGGCGACGGGGCGGTCGTGTACGAACAGGCTGGCTACTTGCACCGCTACGACCCCTCGGCCGGCACAACGACGCAGCTTGAGATCGATGTGCGCGGCGACCTGCCCTGGACGCGCCCCGACTGGAAGGAGGTGGGGCGTCAGGTGCGTACCGCACGGCTTTCGCCCATGGGCGAACGGGCCGTCATGGAGGCGCGCGGTGAGGTCTTTACTGTGCCGACCGAGCATGGCGACTGGCGCAACCTCACCGAGAGCGCCGGCGCCGCCGACCGCAGTCCTGCCTGGTCGCCAGGCGGAACGCAGGTGGCCTGGTTCTCTGATGCTTCGGGCGAGTACCAGCTCTTTGTGAGTGACCAGAAGGGCCTGACGGAACCGGAGCGGTTTGACCTGCCCGGGCCCACCTTCTACTACGAGTTGGAATGGTCGCCGGATAGCACCCACGTCCTCTTTACCGACGCCGATCGCACCCTCTGGACGCTCAACACCGAGACCGGCGAGACGACAGAGGTAGACACCGATCCCTACGCTACGCCGGAGCGGGCCATCGATCCGACGTGGTCGCCCGACGGTGAGTGGATTGCCTACACTGTTCGCCAGGAGAACCTGCACTACGCAGTGATGCTCTACTCGATGGAGACGGGCGAGACGGCCCCGGTGGCGACCACGCTCGTGGAGACGCGGCACCCCACCTGGGGCGCCGACGGCGACTATCTCTACTTTCTTGGCAGTACCAATCTCGGCCTCGACACCGGCTGGCTCGACATGAGCAGCTACGGGCGGCCCACCACCTACGGCCTCTACGCCGCTGTCCTCTCCGACGATGACGAGTCTCCCCTTCTCCCTCGCAGTGATGAGGAGTCAACCAACAATAACGAGAATGGAAATGAGGAGGAAGCCTCCGGCGCCGTGACCGTCGAAGTTGACCGCGACGGGCTCGGCGATCGCATCGTTTCTCTCGGCGTTCCGAAAGATACCTACAGTCAGTTGCGGGCCGGACCGTCAGGCACCCTGTTTTATGTCGAGATGCCGACCCCAGTTGGGGAAGATCCCGGCGAACCGGCACTCAAGCGCTACTCGTTCGACGAGCGGGCGAGCGCCACGTTTATGGAAGGCGTGAGCCAGTTCCAACTCTCCCACGACCGAAAGAATCTGCTCTACCGGGCGGGCGGTACGTGGGGCGTGGTCCCGACCAGCGGTGATCCGTCGGTGGGAGACGGAGCGCTCTCGACGGACCTGGAGGCGCGCATCACGCCCCCGAAGGAGTGGGAGCAAATCTACCGGGAAGCCTGGCGGTTTCAGCGCGATTATTTCTACGTCGAGAACCTGCATGGAGCCGACTGGTCGACCGTGTATGAGCGCTATAAGCCATGGCTCGAGCACGCCCAGCATCGGGCAGACGTCAACTACGTGCTCGACGTGATGGGCGGCGAGGTCTCGGTCGGGCACTCCTACACCGGCGGGGGCGACATGCCGGAGGTGGATCGGGTACCGGTGGGGTTGCTCGGCGCAAATCTCGCGGCAGACGAGGGCTACTACCGCTTTGCCCGCATCTTCGAGGGGGAGCCGTGGACCGACGCTATGGGCCCGCTCGCTGCTCCGGGCATCGACGTGAGTGAGGGCGACTACCTGATTGGCGTGAACGGCACAGAGATTACTGCGGAGGACAACCCCTACGCAGCGATGGAAGGGACGGCCGGGCGGCAGACCATCCTCACTGTAAATGACGAGCCGACCGCCGAGGGAGCCCGTGATGTCACTGTCGTTCCGACCCGTAGCGAGGCTGATCTGCGCCGTATTGCTTGGATTGAGAAGAACCGACAGCGGGTAGACTCCCTCTCCAATGGGCGTCTCGGCTACGTCTACATTCCGGACACCGGTGGGGGCGGCTACCAGCACTTTACGCGCAACTACTTCTCTCAGCAGCACAAAGAGGGCATCATCATTGACGAGCGCTACAACGGCGGGGGCTCGGCGGCCGACTACATGGTGAACGTGATGAGCCGCCAGCTGCACGGGTACTTCAGCAACCCGGTTGGCGAAAAGACGCCCTTCACTTCCCCGGGAGCCGGCGTGTGGGGGCCGAAGGTCATGCTCATCAATGAAATGTCCGGCTCGGGGGGCGACTACCTGCCGTACCTCTTTCGCAAAATGGACATCGGTCCCCTGGTGGGTACGCGCACCTGGGGCGGGCTGGTTGGCATCTGGGGGACGCCTCCGCTCATTGACGGCGGGGCCATTACGGCGCCGCGCGGTGGCTTCTTTACGACCGAGGGGGAATGGGCTATTGAGAATGAGGGCGTGGCACCGGACGTAGAGGTGGAGATGACGCCGCGTCTCGTGGAGCAAGGGCGTGACCCGCAGCTTGAACGGGCGGTGGAGGAAGGTCTGCGCCTTCTCGAAACGGAGGGTATGGACCTGCGCGAGCAGCCTCCGGCCCCGGATCGCACGCAGCGGCCGAACGGCAATCAGTAG
- a CDS encoding diguanylate cyclase, protein MDVPFPANEDERLAALNQIGILDTDPEASFDRITTLAQDLFDVSSAAVTLIDRDRQWFKSICGWEVDETDRESSFCTYAILDDGVMVVEDATEDERFADNPFVTGEKIRFYAGAPLDMGDNLRLGTLCLTDERPRSFGRAQQARLTTLADIVVDLLEAHRMTYQIGYLKSALEEAEDAVVITEAEPLEAPGPRIVWTNKAFSRMTGYERGELVGQTPRMLQGPETDRSVLNKVRSALENERAVHAETVNYRKDGTPYVVSWHIAPVYSETNELTHWVSTQRDVTDQQKREERLKHKAMHDALTNLPNRYAVQQDIRELMQTRSDRSGALLYLDLDGFKPINDEYGHNTGDQVLVRAAELLRTITRGEDRVGRIGGDEFVICLPDATTAGEARSVADRIHKTLRFPIETDRCDLRVSASIGGVVGLSSYDTIDQALHAADMAMYEAKEGAQSTVIADDHPLGRAREDTPDSPMSATAEMVSG, encoded by the coding sequence GTGGATGTCCCCTTTCCTGCCAATGAGGACGAGCGACTCGCGGCTCTGAATCAGATTGGCATTCTCGACACGGATCCCGAGGCGTCCTTCGATCGCATCACGACCCTTGCCCAAGATCTCTTCGACGTGTCGAGTGCGGCCGTCACACTGATCGACCGCGATCGCCAGTGGTTCAAGTCAATCTGTGGGTGGGAGGTCGACGAGACGGACCGGGAGAGTTCGTTCTGCACCTATGCAATTCTCGACGATGGAGTGATGGTGGTGGAAGACGCCACCGAGGACGAACGTTTTGCGGACAACCCCTTCGTTACCGGGGAGAAGATTCGGTTCTATGCGGGCGCCCCGCTCGACATGGGCGACAATCTTCGGCTGGGGACGCTCTGCCTGACGGATGAGCGTCCTCGCTCCTTCGGGCGGGCACAGCAGGCGCGCCTGACCACGCTCGCCGATATCGTCGTGGACCTTTTGGAGGCTCACCGCATGACCTATCAGATTGGGTATCTCAAGTCGGCCCTGGAAGAGGCCGAGGACGCCGTGGTGATTACCGAAGCAGAACCGCTGGAGGCTCCCGGTCCCCGGATTGTATGGACGAATAAAGCGTTCTCCCGGATGACCGGGTACGAGCGCGGGGAGCTGGTCGGGCAAACGCCCCGCATGCTCCAAGGACCGGAGACGGATCGGTCCGTGCTCAACAAAGTGCGGAGTGCTCTCGAGAACGAGCGGGCCGTTCACGCCGAAACGGTCAACTACCGGAAGGACGGCACGCCGTACGTGGTGTCCTGGCACATTGCCCCCGTTTACAGTGAGACGAACGAGTTAACCCACTGGGTGTCGACCCAGCGCGACGTGACGGACCAGCAGAAGCGGGAGGAGCGTCTGAAGCACAAGGCCATGCACGACGCACTCACGAATCTCCCCAATCGATACGCGGTCCAGCAGGACATTCGAGAGCTGATGCAGACTCGCTCTGACAGGAGCGGGGCGCTTCTGTACCTCGACCTCGATGGTTTTAAGCCAATCAACGACGAATACGGTCACAACACGGGCGATCAGGTGCTCGTCCGCGCGGCGGAGTTGCTCCGTACGATCACGCGTGGGGAGGACCGCGTGGGGCGCATCGGAGGCGACGAGTTTGTGATCTGTCTTCCGGACGCGACGACGGCCGGGGAGGCACGCTCGGTGGCCGATCGTATCCACAAGACCCTTCGGTTTCCCATTGAAACCGATCGTTGCGATCTTCGAGTGTCGGCGAGTATCGGAGGCGTCGTGGGGCTCTCGTCGTACGACACAATCGATCAGGCGCTCCATGCAGCCGATATGGCCATGTACGAGGCCAAGGAAGGGGCACAATCGACAGTCATTGCGGACGACCATCCTTTGGGGCGGGCGAGGGAGGACACACCCGACTCTCCGATGTCCGCCACGGCGGAAATGGTCTCCGGCTGA
- a CDS encoding formate/nitrite transporter family protein: MDSSASDRPDSATSGLATSDGDLPLSLPRLDAAAGEQSRMREVLDRSESGAPAAGEALRDLFSTDEIFHRLVIAADEEFSRSTRLLFLSGLAAGLSISLSFLGMTALTALWPGEAARLVGCLLYPLGFLFVVMGRYQLFTENTLTPVTLVLTRIASIPRLLRIWGVVLGANVLGAALCAYVLATTGVFSPEMATVAHDFGLHFLKMSWADLFWKGVFAGWLVAGMVWLNYAARDMTSRFLITFTLIYTVAAAELAHCIVGSAEVLYVVFQGDATVSAFALDFLVPAVLGNTVGGVGLVAILNFSQTRDHRFPHRDCGQLELTWTEWLFGHSAGRPESEGDEENNQPLDPPVHPDDHAYGPPDAPVTVVQYGDYECPTSRQIYRSVKRSIMDLTDRSDVTKPPVRYVFRHLPLRQRHPHAVHAGVAAEAAAKQGAFWDMHEQLFAHQDHLEDEALHTYAAAIGLDLDRFDADLQGDALHERVMADRSAAVKSGVRRTSNLFINGERYQGALTPNAIARALRRQAAAEAPLPDDDEFYDEPEPTTDRA; encoded by the coding sequence ATGGATTCTTCCGCATCGGACCGTCCCGACTCGGCGACGTCGGGACTGGCGACAAGCGACGGAGACCTCCCGCTCTCTCTGCCCCGCCTTGACGCCGCAGCTGGTGAACAGAGCCGGATGCGGGAGGTGCTTGACCGCTCCGAGAGTGGGGCACCGGCAGCGGGGGAGGCCCTCCGCGACCTCTTCTCGACCGACGAGATTTTCCACCGCCTCGTCATTGCCGCCGACGAGGAGTTCAGTCGCTCTACGCGCCTTCTCTTCCTAAGCGGACTGGCCGCTGGTCTCTCAATCAGCCTGTCGTTTCTTGGCATGACGGCCCTTACGGCCCTCTGGCCCGGCGAAGCGGCTCGACTGGTGGGGTGCCTCCTCTACCCGCTTGGCTTCCTGTTCGTGGTGATGGGGCGCTACCAGCTCTTCACGGAGAACACGCTGACGCCGGTGACGCTCGTGCTCACCCGGATCGCAAGCATTCCCCGATTACTGCGCATCTGGGGCGTGGTCCTGGGGGCCAATGTATTGGGGGCGGCGCTCTGCGCCTACGTGCTCGCCACTACGGGCGTCTTTTCGCCGGAGATGGCAACGGTGGCCCACGACTTTGGACTGCACTTCCTGAAGATGTCCTGGGCGGACCTCTTCTGGAAGGGGGTCTTTGCCGGCTGGCTCGTGGCCGGGATGGTGTGGCTCAACTACGCCGCCCGCGACATGACGTCCCGTTTCCTCATCACGTTTACTCTCATTTACACCGTGGCTGCGGCGGAGCTGGCCCACTGCATCGTAGGCTCGGCCGAGGTGCTCTACGTCGTCTTTCAGGGAGACGCGACGGTCTCCGCCTTCGCCCTTGACTTCCTGGTCCCGGCGGTGCTCGGCAACACCGTGGGCGGCGTCGGGCTGGTCGCCATTCTCAACTTCTCCCAGACGCGCGACCACCGCTTCCCGCACCGCGACTGCGGCCAGCTGGAGCTGACGTGGACCGAGTGGCTCTTCGGCCACTCGGCCGGCCGTCCCGAGTCGGAGGGGGATGAGGAAAACAATCAGCCGCTCGACCCGCCAGTGCACCCCGACGACCATGCATATGGCCCGCCCGATGCCCCCGTGACGGTCGTGCAGTACGGGGACTACGAATGTCCCACGAGCCGGCAGATCTACCGTTCGGTCAAGCGATCGATCATGGACCTTACAGACCGGAGCGACGTGACGAAGCCGCCGGTTCGGTACGTCTTCCGCCATCTGCCGCTGCGGCAACGTCACCCTCATGCCGTGCACGCCGGGGTGGCCGCGGAGGCTGCGGCTAAGCAAGGGGCCTTCTGGGACATGCACGAGCAGCTGTTTGCCCACCAGGACCACCTGGAGGACGAGGCCCTGCACACCTACGCAGCGGCGATTGGCCTCGACCTTGATCGATTTGACGCAGATCTGCAGGGCGATGCGCTCCACGAGCGTGTGATGGCGGACCGCAGCGCGGCGGTGAAGAGTGGGGTTCGCCGCACGTCCAACCTCTTTATCAACGGGGAGCGGTACCAGGGGGCGCTGACCCCAAACGCCATTGCCCGTGCCCTGCGCCGGCAGGCCGCCGCCGAGGCGCCCCTCCCGGACGACGATGAATTCTACGACGAGCCGGAGCCGACGACCGACCGGGCGTAG
- a CDS encoding thymidine kinase: protein MSALEPHIVDRSDRSTGWIEVICGSMFSGKTEELIRRLRRSRFARQQTEVFKPSLDARYSEDEVVSHDENTVPTTPVDTAAQILLMTSEADVVGIDEAQFFDNELVEVCQQLANDGRRVIVAGLDTDYRAEPFDPIPQLMAVAEHVTKLHAVCVECGAPANHSQRIVPGEDRVLVGATEAYEPRCRKCFEPTPVEVHRPRPHTDDFEMASSPPSAPDDEMEPSPSDDPRSLNEGEPS from the coding sequence ATGTCCGCCCTCGAACCTCACATCGTCGACCGCAGCGATCGCAGCACCGGCTGGATCGAGGTCATTTGTGGCTCCATGTTTAGCGGCAAAACCGAAGAGCTGATCCGTCGGCTGCGCCGTTCCCGCTTTGCCCGACAGCAAACGGAGGTGTTCAAGCCCTCTCTTGATGCTCGTTACAGCGAGGATGAGGTCGTGTCGCACGACGAGAACACGGTGCCCACAACGCCGGTGGACACGGCCGCTCAGATCCTCCTCATGACGAGTGAAGCCGATGTCGTGGGCATCGACGAGGCGCAGTTTTTCGACAACGAACTGGTGGAGGTCTGCCAGCAACTCGCCAACGACGGGCGGCGAGTGATCGTGGCGGGACTGGATACCGACTATCGCGCCGAACCGTTCGACCCGATCCCTCAGCTCATGGCGGTCGCTGAACACGTGACCAAGCTGCATGCTGTGTGTGTGGAGTGCGGCGCGCCGGCCAATCATTCCCAGCGCATTGTGCCGGGCGAAGACCGTGTCCTTGTGGGCGCCACGGAGGCCTACGAGCCGCGCTGCCGAAAATGCTTCGAGCCAACGCCGGTGGAGGTACACCGCCCGCGTCCCCATACCGACGACTTCGAAATGGCGTCGTCCCCCCCATCCGCTCCGGACGACGAAATGGAACCGTCCCCCTCAGACGACCCGCGCTCTCTCAACGAGGGGGAGCCCTCGTAA
- a CDS encoding glycoside hydrolase family 13 protein, with protein MTTPDWVKHAVFYQIFPDRFARSGQVAHQDEVELKPWGTPPDEQGFQGGDLYGIINNLDYLDELGITALYLNPIFASAANHRYHTYDYYEVDPLLGGNDALRALLDAAHARDIRVVLDGVFNHASRGFWPFHHVLENGPDSPYVDWFEIKDWPLRPYSSTATKPHNYAAWHDLPALPEFNTDNPEVQDYLLDVAEHWINFGIDGWRLDVPAEIDNPPFWREFRDVVKSANPEAYLVGEIWEEAPAWLEGDRFDALMNYPLLGPILSFFGAKSLRNYTKAHLTFDPLDAEAFVTDVDEVLALYNWEATCAQLNLLDSHDMARAQWIMGDDATALRQATLFLMTMPGAPCIYYGDEVGLSSDGDPHCRGAFPEDEDDWDTDLLAFYRKATTLRHRYEVLRTGRVEWLRAEERTVAFRRELGEREAVVVFNAGTTTANVELAPDAVLSSALSLAWPLDADEDGLHLNGIPEPVTIPARSARVWVNAPAQS; from the coding sequence ATGACCACCCCGGACTGGGTCAAGCACGCCGTCTTCTACCAGATCTTTCCCGATCGCTTTGCGCGCAGTGGGCAGGTGGCGCACCAGGACGAGGTGGAACTGAAGCCCTGGGGGACGCCGCCCGATGAGCAGGGATTTCAGGGGGGAGACCTCTACGGCATCATTAACAACCTCGACTACCTGGACGAGCTCGGGATTACGGCGCTCTATCTAAATCCCATCTTTGCTTCGGCAGCCAACCACCGCTATCACACGTACGATTACTACGAGGTGGATCCGCTTCTTGGAGGCAACGACGCGCTCCGCGCGCTGCTGGACGCTGCCCATGCTCGGGACATCCGCGTGGTGCTCGACGGGGTTTTCAATCATGCGAGTCGCGGCTTTTGGCCGTTCCACCACGTCCTTGAAAATGGCCCCGACTCCCCGTACGTCGATTGGTTTGAGATCAAAGATTGGCCTCTTCGCCCCTACTCATCGACGGCCACGAAGCCCCATAACTATGCGGCCTGGCACGACCTTCCCGCCCTTCCGGAGTTCAATACGGACAACCCGGAGGTCCAAGACTATCTGCTCGACGTGGCTGAGCACTGGATCAACTTCGGCATCGACGGATGGCGCCTCGACGTCCCCGCCGAGATCGACAATCCCCCTTTCTGGCGCGAGTTTCGGGACGTGGTAAAGTCCGCCAATCCAGAGGCCTATCTCGTGGGAGAGATCTGGGAGGAGGCGCCAGCATGGCTGGAGGGAGACCGGTTCGATGCCCTCATGAACTATCCGCTGCTGGGTCCCATTCTCAGCTTCTTTGGCGCCAAGAGTCTCCGCAACTACACCAAGGCCCACCTTACATTTGATCCCCTCGACGCTGAGGCGTTTGTCACCGACGTGGATGAGGTGCTGGCGCTGTACAACTGGGAGGCGACGTGCGCGCAACTCAATCTGCTGGACAGTCACGACATGGCCCGCGCGCAGTGGATCATGGGGGACGACGCCACGGCCCTCCGACAAGCCACGCTTTTCCTGATGACGATGCCCGGCGCGCCCTGCATCTACTATGGCGACGAGGTGGGCCTCTCATCCGACGGGGATCCCCATTGCCGTGGGGCGTTTCCGGAAGACGAAGACGACTGGGACACCGATCTGCTAGCATTTTATCGGAAGGCCACTACGCTTCGTCATCGCTACGAGGTGCTTCGGACCGGACGGGTGGAGTGGCTACGGGCCGAAGAGCGGACCGTGGCGTTCCGTCGAGAGCTAGGGGAGCGGGAAGCGGTGGTGGTCTTCAACGCAGGGACGACGACTGCCAACGTTGAACTTGCCCCAGATGCAGTGCTGTCCTCTGCCCTGAGCCTCGCCTGGCCACTCGACGCTGACGAGGACGGACTCCACCTCAACGGAATCCCAGAACCCGTCACGATTCCTGCACGGTCGGCTCGGGTGTGGGTCAATGCGCCCGCCCAGTCCTGA